In the genome of Leptolyngbya subtilissima AS-A7, one region contains:
- a CDS encoding elongation factor G: MAQNVLSGRRNVALVGTYSSGKTTLLESILSVTGVTTRKGSVDEGNTLGDSSPEARTRHMTVELNAASTQYGGICFTFVDCPGSVELQQETNHALMGVDAAIVVCEADPNKVLTLSPLLQFLDAWEIPHLIWINKLDRANGTFAEVLAALRQISSRPVIPQQYPIRQNHELVGFIDLVTEQAFHYHPGAPADPVPLPTALQAEEQAARAEMLEALADYDDHLLEELLEDIAPPEEEIVHDLKMELGADLIVPVFIGVALNDYGVRPLLDALVKEAPAPEVTCEKRGITCETDTLAQVLKTYYTPQGGKLSLVRVWCGELKDGDSLNGDRMGGLYDLTGTQQTSLTRAEAGRIVAVARLEGAQTGDTLTTGTLNTLLPKAPVIEPVYALAITSVKRSDEVKLSAALTKLLEEDPSLFWEQHGDTHEVILWGQGDVHLNLAIDRLSRKYNLPMSTHLPQVPYKETIRQAKEAVHGRYKHQSGGHGQFGDVYLSIQPLPRGDGFAFSDTIVGGVVPKQYIPSVETGVREYLDHGPLGFPVVDVAVTLTNGSYHNVDSSDNAFKQAARIAMQEGLAACTPTLLEPIDLVEISVPSSYTSNVLKLITGRRGQILGYEGKADWPGWDVVTGHLPQAEMQTMILELRSLTMGIGFFKWTYDHLDPVPEKLTERILASTGGDR; encoded by the coding sequence ATGGCTCAAAACGTCCTTTCAGGCCGACGTAATGTAGCGCTGGTCGGCACCTATTCCAGCGGCAAAACAACTCTTTTAGAGAGCATCTTGTCTGTCACTGGGGTCACAACTCGTAAAGGCAGCGTCGATGAGGGCAACACCCTCGGCGATAGCTCCCCGGAGGCCCGCACCCGCCATATGACCGTAGAACTCAATGCCGCCAGTACTCAGTACGGCGGCATTTGTTTTACGTTTGTCGATTGCCCCGGCTCGGTGGAGCTTCAGCAGGAGACCAACCATGCCCTGATGGGGGTCGATGCGGCGATCGTGGTCTGCGAAGCCGACCCCAACAAAGTGCTCACCCTCTCGCCCCTGCTGCAATTTTTAGACGCTTGGGAAATTCCCCACCTGATCTGGATTAACAAGCTCGATCGCGCCAACGGCACCTTTGCTGAAGTGCTGGCGGCCCTGCGTCAGATCTCCTCCCGGCCAGTGATTCCCCAGCAGTACCCAATTCGCCAAAACCACGAATTAGTAGGCTTTATTGATCTCGTTACAGAACAAGCCTTCCACTACCATCCCGGCGCTCCCGCTGACCCCGTACCGCTGCCTACCGCGCTCCAGGCCGAAGAACAAGCCGCCCGCGCTGAGATGCTGGAAGCCTTAGCTGACTATGATGACCACCTATTAGAAGAACTGCTAGAGGACATCGCCCCCCCTGAAGAAGAAATCGTCCATGACCTCAAAATGGAGCTGGGGGCTGACCTAATTGTGCCGGTGTTTATCGGTGTCGCCCTAAACGACTATGGCGTACGCCCCCTGCTCGATGCCTTGGTGAAGGAAGCCCCGGCCCCAGAGGTCACCTGCGAGAAGCGGGGCATCACGTGCGAGACCGACACCCTAGCCCAGGTGCTCAAGACCTATTACACCCCTCAGGGCGGCAAACTTTCCCTAGTCCGGGTCTGGTGTGGCGAACTCAAGGATGGGGATAGCCTGAACGGCGATCGCATGGGGGGGCTCTACGACCTGACGGGCACCCAGCAAACCAGCCTCACTAGAGCAGAGGCTGGGCGCATTGTCGCCGTCGCCCGCTTGGAGGGGGCTCAAACTGGCGATACCCTGACAACCGGTACTCTCAATACCCTGCTGCCCAAAGCTCCAGTTATTGAGCCGGTCTACGCTCTGGCCATTACCTCCGTCAAGCGCAGCGATGAGGTTAAACTCAGCGCCGCCCTCACCAAGCTGCTCGAAGAAGATCCCTCGCTCTTTTGGGAGCAGCACGGTGACACCCACGAGGTGATTCTCTGGGGGCAGGGGGATGTGCACTTAAATTTGGCGATCGATCGCCTCAGCCGCAAGTACAACTTGCCCATGAGCACCCACCTGCCCCAGGTGCCCTACAAAGAAACTATCCGTCAGGCCAAAGAGGCCGTTCACGGCCGCTATAAACACCAGAGCGGCGGTCACGGTCAGTTCGGCGATGTCTATCTGTCGATTCAGCCGCTGCCGCGCGGCGACGGCTTTGCCTTTAGCGATACCATCGTCGGCGGCGTGGTGCCCAAGCAGTACATTCCCAGTGTCGAAACCGGCGTGCGCGAATACCTCGACCACGGGCCGTTGGGCTTTCCGGTAGTGGATGTGGCGGTGACGCTGACTAATGGCTCCTACCACAACGTCGACAGCTCCGACAATGCCTTCAAACAGGCGGCCCGCATCGCTATGCAGGAGGGCCTGGCGGCCTGCACCCCCACCCTGCTCGAACCCATTGACCTAGTAGAAATTTCGGTGCCCAGCAGCTATACCTCTAACGTGCTGAAGCTGATCACCGGCAGGCGTGGGCAAATCCTTGGCTATGAGGGCAAGGCCGACTGGCCCGGTTGGGATGTGGTCACTGGCCACCTGCCCCAGGCCGAAATGCAGACCATGATTCTGGAGCTTAGGTCGCTGACCATGGGTATTGGTTTCTTTAAGTGGACCTACGACCACCTCGACCCGGTGCCGGAGAAACTCACCGAGCGGATCCTAGCGAGTACGGGGGGCGATCGCTAA